A window of the Nitrosopumilus ureiphilus genome harbors these coding sequences:
- a CDS encoding universal stress protein yields the protein MQIRPKFQKKSPAPIFRNILIPFDNSNLSSRSFWHALNLNMNHKTEILILSVFQSDLLSRSFLDYNTHQTILEQKKLNQIKLRHNELKKIAAKYEIPCRSFLAISSSIAESVISYIYSTKADLVIMGTRGNGTDRKLMLGSVSLEVSQNSPVPVLLVK from the coding sequence ATGCAGATACGGCCTAAATTTCAAAAAAAATCACCTGCACCAATTTTTAGAAATATTTTGATTCCTTTTGATAATTCGAATCTTTCTTCTAGATCTTTTTGGCATGCACTCAATTTAAACATGAATCACAAAACTGAGATTCTAATTCTTTCAGTTTTTCAAAGTGATCTTTTATCAAGATCATTTTTAGATTATAATACTCATCAGACAATACTGGAGCAGAAAAAACTAAATCAAATTAAACTAAGACACAATGAATTAAAAAAAATTGCAGCAAAATATGAGATTCCATGTCGATCTTTTTTGGCAATTTCTTCCTCTATTGCAGAATCTGTGATCTCTTACATTTATTCTACAAAGGCAGATTTGGTTATAATGGGAACAAGAGGAAACGGAACAGATCGAAAACTGATGCTTGGAAGCGTTTCACTTGAGGTCTCTCAAAACTCTCCAGTTCCAGTGTTGTTAGTAAAGTAG
- a CDS encoding response regulator yields MEILIVEDEVDLLEEYKIFLESHNHVVTLKEDGESALKTYFSKLDSEPNSIPFDLVVLDYQLSRKNGMQVASSILSKCPKQRILFASAYVEDTLKESIKTLKQIVELLQKPFSLKTLLDIIEDTSVYDELGKLNVDIKNLKDLEPTHSQITTYLDIMKKLHDKYK; encoded by the coding sequence ATGGAAATTTTGATTGTTGAGGATGAGGTTGATTTACTTGAAGAATATAAGATTTTTCTTGAATCTCACAATCACGTTGTAACTCTGAAAGAAGATGGGGAGTCTGCTCTTAAAACATATTTCTCAAAACTGGATTCAGAACCTAATTCAATTCCTTTTGATCTAGTTGTTTTGGATTATCAATTGTCTAGAAAAAATGGAATGCAAGTTGCAAGTTCAATTTTATCAAAGTGTCCTAAACAAAGAATTTTGTTTGCATCGGCATATGTTGAAGACACATTAAAAGAATCTATAAAGACGCTAAAACAGATTGTGGAGCTTTTACAAAAACCATTCAGTCTTAAAACATTATTGGATATTATTGAAGACACTTCTGTCTATGATGAATTAGGAAAACTTAATGTTGATATTAAAAATCTCAAAGATCTAGAGCCTACCCATTCACAAATTACCACATATTTAGATATAATGAAAAAACTTCATGATAAATATAAATAA
- a CDS encoding response regulator — MTNVIVIDDDFDTMEVFSEFLMLRGIEVIGKGENGLEGVILYEEKHPDIVFSDMWMPEYDGFYLLSTLKNAYPDSKVIMVTADLTQETNRKLKELNADGVIFKPFKIEHIMGAINKVSNNDKQIVSCRL; from the coding sequence ATGACAAATGTCATTGTAATTGATGATGATTTTGACACCATGGAAGTCTTTTCAGAATTTCTTATGTTACGAGGTATTGAAGTAATAGGTAAGGGGGAAAATGGTTTGGAAGGTGTAATATTATATGAGGAAAAGCATCCCGATATTGTATTTTCAGATATGTGGATGCCTGAGTATGATGGTTTTTATCTCTTAAGCACACTGAAAAATGCATATCCTGATTCAAAGGTGATTATGGTTACCGCAGATCTGACTCAAGAAACAAATAGAAAACTAAAAGAATTAAATGCAGATGGAGTGATTTTCAAGCCTTTTAAAATTGAGCATATTATGGGGGCAATAAACAAGGTTTCAAATAATGATAAACAAATTGTTTCTTGTAGATTATAA